The stretch of DNA CGACGCATTTCCGGACAGAATATTGGAATCACTGACAGACTCATCCGCACGAGGACATTGACGGTGAATATTCTACACCTGCTTGATGCTAATGGGTCACACCAGACCTTCCGTCTCGCAACCCCTCCGCCGCACCTCGAAGAAAACCGGTGGCGGCGCCGCCGGAATCGAACGGGTGCCCCGTACGCGCACATGCCCATGGCCTGGTGCGCCCTGATCGTCGCCCTCGTTTGTGTCGTCCCCTCCGCGCGGGCGGGAAGTTTTCGCATCTACGATCACAGCGCTTCAGCCACCGGCCAGGCGTCGGCATTTACGGCTCAGGCCGACGATGCCTCCGCCGGGTACTACAACCCGGCCGGCATGACCCAACTCCGTGGGGTTCAGCTCTCGGCCGGCACCACCCTCATCGCTGGCGGCTTCTCGTTCCAAAACGGCGCAGGCACCCAGGCGAACGGCGACCTTCGCGGCAGTGTGGCGGTTCCGCCTCCATCGAACCTGTACATAACGGCCAATCTCAAAGACCTCGGCATCGGCTCCTCCGAGAGCACCGCCGTCGGCCTCGCCGTCTTCAACCCGTTCGGGACCCTGACCCGTTGGTCGGACAGTGGCCCATTTTCCACGGCGACCACCAAAGCCGCGTTCGAATTGATCGATATTCGCCCCTCCATCGCCTTTCGACCGTTACCGGATCTGGCAATCGGGTTGGGAGCGGACATCTACACGTTTTCTGGCGCCTTCGGAGAAGGGCAGGTCGAGCGCCAATTTCGCTGGCCCGGGGGCCTCGGCATCCCGGCCGGGACCGGCATGGAATTGAACGGAAACGACACCGCCGCAGGCTTCAACGCCAGCCTGCTCTACACCCCCCTGCGCAATGAAGACGGGCGGCCGCTCGTCAATATCGGCCTGATCTATCGGAGCCAGGCCACCCTGCATCTGGACGGACAATTGCTCGCCGGCGGCTCCCGTGTTGCCGATGCCCGTACGACGTTTGTCGTGCCACAAGTCCTCACCGGCGGCATCGCCCTCTGGCCCGTCCGAGACAAAGAGCGGGAATGGAAACTGGAGTTGGATGTGGACTACACCGGCTGGAAATCGGTTCGCAATCTGGACACGACCCTCTCAAACGGACTCGCCATCGCCACACCCGCCAACTGGACCAGCGGGTATACCGTGATGATCGGCACGGAATACAAATGGCTGAACCCCGCGCCGCTTCCCGATTGGGACATCGCGTTGCGCGCCGGCTACTGGCATTCTCAGAAGGCGATACCCGACCAGACCTTTAACCCCGCCATCCCCGATGGCGACAACCATGCCGTGTCCACGGGCATCGGATTCATGTGTCGAGGGCACGGCAAGTTTCTCGGAGTCATCCCCTGCGGGGGATCGGACAAAGCCCTCATCCCCAAAGGCCTCGGAATCGATCTGGCCTACCAGGCCATTCTGTACGAAAGCAGAACCGTGGCCGGGAACGTGAATCCCACCGTCAACGGTACGTATCACACGACATTGCATGTCGGCTCCATCAATCTCCGCGTTAATTTTTGATGAACACCCTTCGATCATTCATGCTAGAGTACGCCAACTTACGAGACACCTGCGCATCAGGCCCCTGCCGCTGATGCCCTGGGTAGAGTCCCCCTGCGTTTGAGCGAGACCTTCATATGGATCGCCCGTCCCACAGCGACCCGGCCCCGACTCTCCACGCGCAACAAATTCAAGTGCTCTACCGCAACATGCCGACCGGCGTGTTGGCAAGCGCTGCGAACGCGGCCATTCTGGCAGCGGTAGAATGGTCCGTCGCGCCACACACGCCCCTGCTCCTGTGGGTCATGAGTCTGTGGATGATCGCGGGAGTGCGGTCGCTCTTGATCTTCAACTACCGGCGCACGAGTCCGGCATCGTGGAACAGTGCCGACTGGTATCGCTGGATGCTGGTCACGACCAGTTTGGCGGGATTCGGATGGGGCGGCAGCGTCTACTTTCTCACGCCAGAATTCCCGCTCGCCTATGAGCTCATCCATCTATTCGTCATCGGAGGCATGGCGGCAGGGGCCGTATCCGTCCTCTCGGTCTCTTTCCCCCTGTTCCTCTGGTATGTCTTCCCCTTGAGCGTTCCGATCCTCGCTCACCTGTTTCTCAGCGGACACGAATTCCATACCATCATGGGATGGATGGCCATCCTGTTTTTTCTCGCCACCATTCACTCGGCCTGGAATTTCAACCGCGCCTTACTCTCCTCGATGCGCTTACAGATAGAGAAGGTCGCCCTCGCACGGTCGCTGACCGCCCGCACGGAAGCAGTAGAACAACTGAATCGGGACATCACCAAAGAAATTCACGAGCGCCGCGTCATTGAGGATCACCTACGCACCGCCCAGAGCGACCTGGAACAACGCATCACCGAACGCACGGCCGACCTGGCACAGGCCAACGCGCGGCTGCAGGAGGAGGTCCGAGAACACCGCCGAACAGAAGGCGCACGCCTGTCGAGCGAAAAGCGGTTCAATTATCTCACCGACAACCTGAACCAGGGCGTCTGGTTTGCACAGGCGAATCCGTCCCAGGTGGTGTACGTCAATCCGGCCTTTGAACGGATCTGGGGATTGCCGGCCTCGCGATTCTACGAAAACCCGAAGCTCTGGCGAGACTTGATCCACCCGGACCACCAGCAAGTGGTCCGCGACGTCTACGATGCCGAAATTGCCAATCCGACCGGACGCGATCTGCAGCTGCTGTATCGGATCGTGCGGCCGGACGGACAGGTCCGATGGATTCATGACCGGATGGTCGTCCACCGCACCGCTACGGGGGAAGTCGACAGTCTGAGCGGGATCACCGAAGACATTACGGAAGCCCGAGAACTGGAAGATCAGTTGCGGCAGGCGCAAAAGATGGAAGCCGTCGGGCGATTGGCCGGGGGCGTGGCGCACGACTTCAATAACGTCATGACCGTGATACTCGGCTATAGCGCGGTGCTGCTCCAGGAACTGAATCAGAATTCAGCGGCCCGCTATTTCGTACAGGAGATTCAGGGCGCCGGGGAACGCTGTGCCGCCCTCACAGGACAGTTACTGGCGTTCAGCCGGAAGCAAATGCTGCACCCGGTCTCGCTGGATCTTCACCGGGTTATTCGTGATCTCATGACCTTGCTCAAGAGTCTGATCGGCGAACACATTACGATCGTCCTCCAACTTGACCCGCAGCCGCTCTGGGTCAAGGCCGACGCCGTCCAACTCGAACAGGTCTTGCTCAACCTGGCCGTGAATGCCCGTGACGCCATGCCGCATGGAGGCACCCTGACCATCGATACCCGCCAGGTCTCCCGGGAAGAAGTCTGGGGGCCGGATCATGATACGCGTACCGCCCGTACCTATGTGCGTCTGCGGGTGCACGATACGGGAACCGGCATCGACCCGGCGACCAAGGCCAAGATCTTCGAGCCATTTTTCACAACCAAACCGCCGGGCCGTGGAACCGGTCTCGGCCTCTCCACGGTCTATGGAATCGTGCACCAGAGCGGCGGAACCATCACCGTGGAGAGCGCGGTGGGCCAGGGCACCACCATGACCGTATTTCTACCGGAAGTCGTCCCCCCGCACACCTCCCTTCCGCCGGTTGAGGCGGAGCCGGACCACAAAACGGGAACAGAAATCATTCTGCTCGTGGAAGACGAGCCGGCGGTGCGCCTGCTGACGCAGCACATTCTGCGTACGCATGGCTACACCGTGCATGAGGCAGAGGACGGGTTTCAGGCCCTGGATCTCATCCGCCGAAACGCCCTACACATCGACCTGCTGCTGACGGATCTCGTGATGCCCGGCATGAACGGCAAAGAATTGGCCATGCGCCTCCGAAGCCACTTTGCCGATTTGAAAGTCCTCTACATGTCCGGGTACAGCGACAATCCACCCGTCACAGGGGATGAAGCACAAGGCCAGACCACATTTCTGCAGAAGCCCTTCTCGCCCGAGGACTTGATCCGCGTGGTGCGCGAGATCCTCCAGTCCGTCTCGCCGGCCTAGCTGGACACGGGAACACTCGATGGTTGTGCAAAACACGCCCATCAACGCATGCGCAGCGTTGCGCTTGCACCACCCGGCAGAATGCGAGGCCGCAGATCCTGAAAAATCGGACGCAGACTCGCCGAAAGACATTGAGGATTTTTTCGGGCCGAGACCGACGCAGAGGATCGACGGCTACGAAAGAGGGCTACGGCCCCGCAGACGCTTCTAATCCAGCCGGATGCTCGATCCATTGAGGCAGCAACGACCCGGCCACCATCCCCACAGCAGCAACCAGGACCCCCAGCAGCTGCGGCGGCCAGATCTGATCGAGCGTCACGGTCAGCTCTGATCCACACCAGGTCCCGAGTCCGGCAATGATCGCCAATATCGCGCCCTGCGTGGTAGCCCTTGGCCAGTACAAACCGGCCAACAGCGGCACGAAAGCCGCCACCAGCGTGACCTTGTAGGCACTTTCGACCATCTTAAAAATACTGGCCTCTGAATTGAGCGCAAACAGCAGCACCGTGGCCGCAAACCCGACGAGGACGGTTCGCATCACCCGCAACAAGCCCTGATCGCTGATCGTGGGCATCCAGCCCTTGACGATATTTTCGCTGAACGCAACCGACGGCGCGAGCAGCGTGGCAGACGAACAGCTCATGATGGCGGACAACAACGCGCCGAAAAACACGATCTGCGCGGCGATCGGCGTGTGCTGCACAATCAGGGTCGGAAGAATGAGCTGGGAATCCCGTTCAAGCAGCTGCGCCACCTGCGCCGGATCGACCAATGTGGCCGAGTAGGCGAGAAACATCGGCACGAAGGCGAAAAAGAAATACAGCGTCCCACCCAGCACCGATCCCCGCACCGCCGTGCGCTCATCCCGCGCCGAGGTGATGCGCTGAAACACATCCTGCTGCGGAATCGAGCCGAACATCATCGTGACCCACGCGCCGAGGAACGGAATCCACGCATCCATCCGCGCCGGCGGAAAAAAGTCCAGTTTGCCCGCCATGGCCGCATGCGTGACCACCCGTTCCACCCCGCCGGCTAACCCGCTGATCACCGAACCGATGTAGAGCATGCCCCCCATGATGATGGTAATCTGCACAAAATCCAGAATCGCCACTGAGAACATGCCCCCGAACACGGTGTAGGTCAGGACAATGACCGCTCCCAGCACCATACCGACCGGCTGGCTCACGGCTCCATCCGTCACGACGTTGAAGACCAGCCCCATGGCCTTGATCTGGGCCGAGACCCACCCGAGATACGACGCGACGATACAGAGGGTACAGAGCACTTCGACCGTGCGGTTGTACCGCAGCCGATAGAAGTCTCCGATGGTAAGCAGGTTGAGCCGATACAGCCGGCGGGCGAACAACAATCCGGCAAGAATCAAACAAAGACTCGATCCGAACGGATCGGCCACCACGGCGCGCAGCCCGTCTTTGACAAATGTGGCGGAGATGCCGAGCACCGTCTCGGCGCCGAACCAGGTTGCGAATACCGTCGCGGTCACGATGGGAAGCGGCAAACAGCGCCCGGCGACGGCGAAGTCTTTGGCATTATGCACGCGGGTCGCCGCGTAGAGCCCGATCCCGACCGAGCAGGCAAGGTAGAGAATCACGAAGGATAGCAGCATGAGACTGTTCACGCGTCGGTGAGGCCGCACCCATCGGCGGGTGAGGAGCGGGGCAGATTGTACCGGCGAAGCAGCGTCTGCGCAATGCCAGAGGGAGCACCGCAGGATCGCGGTTGCGGGACCGCCCGCGCATGTGTCATCCACACGCGCAGGCCGGTCGCGCGCATCAGCAGAACGGCACTATTCCGTCTTCGCTTTCAATTCATTGACCTTGCCCTTGGCCTTCTCCATGGCTGCGTTCCCCTTGCCCTTGGCGCGCTCCACTCCAGCCTGAACTTTATTGCCCTTGGCTTCTTCGACGGCGGCTTTCGCCTCGCCCTTCACTTCCTCGACCTTCGCCTTCGCATCGCCCTTCATCTCTTCCATCTTCGCCTTCATCTCACCAGCCCAGCCGATGGAGACAAGACCGAACAGAGCCAACACTATGGTCGCGGTGGGAATCGACATCCTATTCATGGGGAGTCCTCCTTGCGGGAATTGTAAGGGCCGGCGGAATCCGCAGGCCGTGCGCCTAGTGTCCGTCAATACCGACACGATAGCAACTGCTGAAACCGACTACGGAATCTTCCGGAATCTCGGTGGCACCGAATCTCACGCAACGAAAACATGTGTCACAGAACGATCGTTTCATTGACTTCCCATCTCACTATGGTACGTATAGGCCATGCGCTACTCTCTTTACTTCGCCTGGGTGATAGCAGTCCTTTCGATCTGCGTCCTGACGACGCTCGCGTCGTTTCCGGTACTCGTGAACGGCGAGCGGCCTCCCGAGCCGAGAATCACGGCGAGCGCAGAGAAA from Nitrospira sp. encodes:
- a CDS encoding outer membrane protein transport protein; its protein translation is MNILHLLDANGSHQTFRLATPPPHLEENRWRRRRNRTGAPYAHMPMAWCALIVALVCVVPSARAGSFRIYDHSASATGQASAFTAQADDASAGYYNPAGMTQLRGVQLSAGTTLIAGGFSFQNGAGTQANGDLRGSVAVPPPSNLYITANLKDLGIGSSESTAVGLAVFNPFGTLTRWSDSGPFSTATTKAAFELIDIRPSIAFRPLPDLAIGLGADIYTFSGAFGEGQVERQFRWPGGLGIPAGTGMELNGNDTAAGFNASLLYTPLRNEDGRPLVNIGLIYRSQATLHLDGQLLAGGSRVADARTTFVVPQVLTGGIALWPVRDKEREWKLELDVDYTGWKSVRNLDTTLSNGLAIATPANWTSGYTVMIGTEYKWLNPAPLPDWDIALRAGYWHSQKAIPDQTFNPAIPDGDNHAVSTGIGFMCRGHGKFLGVIPCGGSDKALIPKGLGIDLAYQAILYESRTVAGNVNPTVNGTYHTTLHVGSINLRVNF
- a CDS encoding ATP-binding protein, with amino-acid sequence MDRPSHSDPAPTLHAQQIQVLYRNMPTGVLASAANAAILAAVEWSVAPHTPLLLWVMSLWMIAGVRSLLIFNYRRTSPASWNSADWYRWMLVTTSLAGFGWGGSVYFLTPEFPLAYELIHLFVIGGMAAGAVSVLSVSFPLFLWYVFPLSVPILAHLFLSGHEFHTIMGWMAILFFLATIHSAWNFNRALLSSMRLQIEKVALARSLTARTEAVEQLNRDITKEIHERRVIEDHLRTAQSDLEQRITERTADLAQANARLQEEVREHRRTEGARLSSEKRFNYLTDNLNQGVWFAQANPSQVVYVNPAFERIWGLPASRFYENPKLWRDLIHPDHQQVVRDVYDAEIANPTGRDLQLLYRIVRPDGQVRWIHDRMVVHRTATGEVDSLSGITEDITEARELEDQLRQAQKMEAVGRLAGGVAHDFNNVMTVILGYSAVLLQELNQNSAARYFVQEIQGAGERCAALTGQLLAFSRKQMLHPVSLDLHRVIRDLMTLLKSLIGEHITIVLQLDPQPLWVKADAVQLEQVLLNLAVNARDAMPHGGTLTIDTRQVSREEVWGPDHDTRTARTYVRLRVHDTGTGIDPATKAKIFEPFFTTKPPGRGTGLGLSTVYGIVHQSGGTITVESAVGQGTTMTVFLPEVVPPHTSLPPVEAEPDHKTGTEIILLVEDEPAVRLLTQHILRTHGYTVHEAEDGFQALDLIRRNALHIDLLLTDLVMPGMNGKELAMRLRSHFADLKVLYMSGYSDNPPVTGDEAQGQTTFLQKPFSPEDLIRVVREILQSVSPA
- a CDS encoding sodium:solute symporter family protein, whose translation is MLLSFVILYLACSVGIGLYAATRVHNAKDFAVAGRCLPLPIVTATVFATWFGAETVLGISATFVKDGLRAVVADPFGSSLCLILAGLLFARRLYRLNLLTIGDFYRLRYNRTVEVLCTLCIVASYLGWVSAQIKAMGLVFNVVTDGAVSQPVGMVLGAVIVLTYTVFGGMFSVAILDFVQITIIMGGMLYIGSVISGLAGGVERVVTHAAMAGKLDFFPPARMDAWIPFLGAWVTMMFGSIPQQDVFQRITSARDERTAVRGSVLGGTLYFFFAFVPMFLAYSATLVDPAQVAQLLERDSQLILPTLIVQHTPIAAQIVFFGALLSAIMSCSSATLLAPSVAFSENIVKGWMPTISDQGLLRVMRTVLVGFAATVLLFALNSEASIFKMVESAYKVTLVAAFVPLLAGLYWPRATTQGAILAIIAGLGTWCGSELTVTLDQIWPPQLLGVLVAAVGMVAGSLLPQWIEHPAGLEASAGP